One Bdellovibrio bacteriovorus str. Tiberius DNA segment encodes these proteins:
- the trmB gene encoding tRNA (guanosine(46)-N7)-methyltransferase TrmB, whose product MTDQALRRQINITKDLPNQNAYTLALNGEYAHVAFDELRAPLNKGKWRSDVFKADPALPMDVEVGTGNGTYFAHHAKTHSDRLLVGLELKYKPLIQSIRRAMNAGCKNAAITRFHAFNIDHLFAEGEIDNVYIHFPDPWTSPKKPKNRFVCKDNLELLFRLQKPGSFINFKTDSLVYFLWAMDEIRQSPYKIIFETQDLHNSEMKDQNFETAFEKIFLREGIKINFVRLQKA is encoded by the coding sequence ATGACAGATCAGGCCCTAAGAAGACAAATTAATATCACCAAAGACCTTCCCAACCAGAATGCCTACACCCTGGCGTTGAACGGCGAATACGCACATGTGGCTTTCGATGAGCTGCGTGCTCCGCTGAACAAAGGCAAATGGCGTTCTGACGTTTTCAAAGCTGATCCGGCTTTGCCAATGGACGTGGAAGTGGGCACCGGGAACGGGACTTATTTTGCACATCACGCAAAAACCCATTCCGACCGTCTGCTGGTGGGCCTGGAACTGAAATACAAACCTTTGATTCAGTCCATCCGTCGCGCCATGAATGCGGGCTGCAAAAATGCGGCGATCACGCGTTTTCATGCGTTCAACATTGATCATCTTTTTGCGGAAGGCGAGATCGACAACGTCTATATCCATTTCCCGGATCCATGGACGTCGCCGAAGAAACCGAAAAATCGTTTCGTCTGCAAAGACAATCTGGAATTGCTGTTCCGTCTGCAAAAGCCGGGTTCATTCATCAATTTCAAAACGGATTCTTTGGTGTACTTCCTGTGGGCGATGGATGAAATCCGTCAGTCTCCGTACAAGATCATTTTTGAAACTCAGGATCTGCATAATTCCGAAATGAAAGATCAAAACTTCGAAACGGCTTTTGAGAAAATCTTCCTGCGTGAAGGCATCAAAATCAATTTCGTCCGTTTGCAAAAGGCCTAA